A single genomic interval of Streptomyces sp. NBC_00663 harbors:
- a CDS encoding ATP-binding cassette domain-containing protein gives MARRPLPRILSTGSAQIARSRELARTAADSATDVLHPLITITRGLRRLASAGRRRWADTPKDKRGPLLFLVASVVLVVALVPYGPLLAVIALMAAAAWQGRDRTPPAPDGPDESQTQRLKSLYDALVPYFSTAEDPAPLYAHGGEWEKAFPEYEFDETSRITQLVIRYPAYFTDGEADSRARIEQLLHAKSGRGREYRFAWDEEGNQLSVTVLPPLPTDIAAQRFVTAPGETVLGFTDPTEVQRTLPLTYGEEQRDVPPVVWRTGVRSTEPHLLIMGQPGSGTSTLLRSIALQALPHGDIVIVEGGGTGEYACLTGRDGVLAVECGLTGALASLEWAATETERRLIALNRARQAGHPPPDDTRRPLWILLDRPSAFTHLATSDGHRDPQSLLQVPLRHGRAASVTVVVADQIDSADALSDAVRQHTRARVVLGPATPGQLEAVLGAPPRTTPVADVPPGRGYARLGTGPVHRLQVPSTPDPYDDETSDADRQAVLALLPPRTTPVEAEQIPTEAEALVAEAP, from the coding sequence GTGGCCCGGCGCCCCCTCCCCCGCATCCTGAGCACAGGCAGCGCGCAGATCGCCCGGAGCCGGGAGCTGGCCCGGACGGCGGCCGACAGCGCCACCGACGTCCTCCACCCACTGATCACGATCACCCGCGGACTGCGCCGGCTGGCCTCGGCCGGGCGGCGCAGGTGGGCCGACACCCCCAAGGACAAGCGCGGGCCGCTGCTGTTCCTGGTGGCGTCGGTGGTCCTGGTCGTGGCACTGGTGCCGTACGGTCCGCTGCTCGCCGTCATCGCCCTGATGGCGGCGGCAGCATGGCAGGGCAGGGACCGCACCCCGCCCGCGCCGGACGGCCCGGACGAGTCGCAGACCCAGCGGCTGAAGTCCCTCTACGACGCCCTGGTGCCGTACTTCTCGACCGCCGAGGACCCGGCTCCGCTCTACGCCCACGGCGGCGAGTGGGAGAAGGCCTTCCCGGAGTACGAGTTCGACGAGACGAGCCGGATCACCCAGCTCGTGATCCGCTACCCCGCCTACTTCACGGACGGCGAGGCCGACTCACGCGCGCGTATCGAGCAGTTGCTGCACGCCAAGTCGGGCCGCGGCCGTGAGTACCGTTTCGCCTGGGACGAGGAGGGCAACCAGCTCTCCGTCACCGTCCTGCCGCCGCTCCCCACCGACATCGCCGCCCAGCGATTCGTCACGGCCCCCGGCGAGACGGTCCTCGGCTTCACCGACCCCACCGAGGTCCAGCGCACCCTCCCCCTCACGTACGGCGAGGAACAGCGCGACGTACCCCCCGTCGTCTGGCGCACCGGCGTCCGCTCCACGGAGCCCCACCTCCTGATCATGGGCCAGCCGGGCAGCGGCACCTCCACCCTGCTGCGCTCCATCGCCCTCCAGGCGCTGCCGCACGGCGACATCGTCATCGTCGAGGGCGGCGGCACCGGCGAGTACGCCTGCCTCACCGGCCGGGACGGCGTCCTGGCGGTCGAGTGCGGGCTGACCGGGGCCCTGGCCAGTCTCGAGTGGGCGGCCACCGAGACCGAGCGGCGCCTGATCGCCCTGAACCGGGCCCGTCAGGCGGGCCATCCGCCGCCGGACGACACCCGGCGCCCGCTGTGGATCCTCCTGGACCGTCCCAGCGCGTTCACGCATCTGGCCACGTCCGACGGCCACCGCGACCCGCAGTCCCTCCTCCAGGTCCCGCTGCGGCACGGCCGCGCGGCGAGCGTCACGGTCGTCGTGGCCGACCAGATCGACAGCGCGGACGCGCTGAGCGACGCGGTACGCCAGCACACGCGCGCGCGTGTCGTCCTCGGCCCGGCGACGCCGGGGCAGTTGGAGGCGGTCCTGGGCGCTCCCCCGCGCACCACTCCGGTCGCCGACGTCCCGCCGGGCCGGGGTTACGCCCGCCTCGGTACGGGGCCGGTGCACCGTCTCCAGGTGCCGTCGACGCCGGATCCGTACGACGACGAGACGAGCGACGCGGATCGGCAGGCGGTGCTGGCGCTGTTGCCGCCGCGGACCACTCCCGTGGAGGCAGAGCAGATTCCGACGGAAGCGGAGGCCTTGGTCGCCGAGGCGCCGTAG
- a CDS encoding ankyrin repeat domain-containing protein has product MTEAPDPEVVELATKIFDLARRGQTEALVSYVDAGVPANLTNDRGDSLVMLAAYHGHAEAVRALLARGAAADEVNDRGQTPLAGAVFKGETDVIKALLEGGADPAEGTPSAVDTARMFGKTELLELFGAH; this is encoded by the coding sequence ATGACTGAAGCCCCCGACCCCGAGGTCGTGGAGCTGGCGACCAAGATCTTCGATCTGGCCCGCAGGGGGCAGACCGAGGCGCTCGTGTCGTATGTCGACGCGGGAGTTCCGGCCAACCTCACCAACGACCGCGGTGACTCCCTCGTGATGCTCGCCGCCTATCACGGCCACGCCGAGGCGGTGCGCGCGCTGCTCGCCCGCGGGGCCGCGGCCGACGAGGTCAACGACCGAGGCCAGACCCCGCTCGCCGGGGCGGTCTTCAAGGGGGAGACGGACGTCATCAAGGCACTTCTCGAGGGTGGTGCCGATCCGGCCGAGGGAACCCCGTCGGCCGTCGACACCGCCCGCATGTTCGGCAAGACGGAACTGCTGGAGTTGTTCGGCGCACACTGA
- a CDS encoding HEAT repeat domain-containing protein, with protein MFEPVIAPSGTLLGLLQRGRGDGTLHALTAPRAEALAALNHCVLRDPRHDWQVENRSLYYARLYLDLGGELDRIEAHLFDVEDHFDGEESRTGLALAVLGHLASYGRQDALELLRRYAASGTNWAWALDELALRDDDAGLRALAVPVLARFATDAEGEAELAATVRDAFEPRPWRLWAEDPREAIATRVRAAQEAGCFDRWQRQMRPAGPRPGWSVQAVFEWAEQGVERGAALHVPAARCLMAVAGPEDRPEIVAAAKDGTEAARCTALRYLADTNDPDALDLIEAAVVTGSAPVVEAAVDAFERMRSIAAVDRARSWAHRPDPLGAAAGRMLACRGGVEDKDLVLAALREAVRGEGPDAPTLWTLVDGTGRLGIACAAPVLRHIYRETASSHLRGRAARALAATDPSFATGFAVECLWDCEETTREIAARHAETADARVVEQLRRLAADPAEEAEVQTAVRSRISPPDAAAM; from the coding sequence ATGTTCGAACCGGTCATAGCGCCCAGCGGTACGCTGCTCGGCCTGCTCCAGCGGGGCCGCGGCGACGGCACACTGCACGCGCTCACCGCCCCGCGGGCCGAAGCGCTCGCGGCCCTGAACCACTGTGTGCTGCGGGACCCCCGCCACGACTGGCAGGTGGAGAACCGCTCCCTTTACTACGCCCGTCTCTACCTCGACCTGGGCGGCGAGCTGGACCGTATCGAGGCCCACCTCTTCGACGTCGAGGACCACTTCGACGGAGAGGAGTCACGGACGGGGCTCGCCCTGGCCGTCCTCGGGCACCTCGCCTCCTACGGCAGGCAGGACGCGCTCGAACTGCTGCGCAGGTACGCCGCCTCGGGCACCAACTGGGCCTGGGCCCTGGACGAGCTGGCCCTCAGGGACGACGACGCCGGGCTGCGCGCCCTGGCCGTGCCCGTGCTGGCCCGTTTCGCCACCGACGCCGAGGGCGAGGCCGAGCTGGCCGCGACCGTGCGGGACGCCTTCGAACCCCGGCCCTGGCGGCTGTGGGCCGAGGATCCGCGCGAAGCGATCGCCACGCGCGTGCGTGCCGCTCAGGAGGCCGGCTGCTTCGACCGCTGGCAACGGCAGATGCGACCTGCCGGGCCCCGTCCGGGGTGGAGCGTGCAGGCCGTCTTCGAGTGGGCCGAGCAGGGCGTCGAACGCGGCGCCGCGCTCCATGTGCCCGCCGCCCGCTGCCTCATGGCGGTCGCCGGACCCGAGGACCGGCCCGAGATCGTCGCCGCCGCCAAGGACGGCACCGAGGCGGCCCGCTGCACCGCGCTGCGCTACCTCGCCGACACCAATGATCCCGACGCCCTCGATCTGATCGAGGCGGCCGTGGTCACCGGCTCGGCACCGGTCGTCGAGGCCGCCGTCGACGCCTTCGAACGCATGCGCAGCATCGCCGCCGTCGACCGTGCCCGCAGCTGGGCCCACCGGCCCGATCCGCTGGGCGCCGCCGCCGGACGCATGCTCGCCTGCCGCGGCGGAGTCGAGGACAAGGACCTGGTCCTCGCCGCCCTGCGCGAGGCCGTACGGGGCGAGGGGCCGGACGCGCCGACCCTGTGGACCCTCGTCGACGGCACCGGACGGCTCGGTATCGCCTGCGCCGCCCCCGTACTGCGCCATATCTACCGCGAGACCGCCTCGTCCCATCTGCGCGGCCGGGCCGCCCGGGCCCTCGCCGCCACCGACCCCTCCTTCGCCACCGGCTTCGCCGTCGAGTGTCTCTGGGACTGCGAGGAGACCACGCGCGAGATCGCCGCCCGGCACGCCGAGACCGCCGACGCCCGCGTCGTCGAGCAGCTCCGCCGCCTCGCCGCTGACCCGGCCGAGGAGGCCGAGGTCCAGACCGCCGTACGCAGCCGGATCAGCCCCCCGGACGCAGCCGCCATGTGA
- a CDS encoding glycosyltransferase family 4 protein, giving the protein MRVVIVTESFPPDVNGVAHCALQTARHLVDRGHSPLVVAPATAAGPGPDAAAPCPVVRVPSLPLPGYPQVRVALPSRRVAAAIAEHRADLVHLASPFVLGVRGMAAAARLGIPAVAVYQTDLAGYARTYVHAGEAAAWRRIRSVHAAADLTLAPSGAALHDLESHGVPRVRLWPRGVDTARFRPALRDEALRRELAPNGELIVGYVGRLAPEKQVELLAGVCALEGVRVVVVGDGPSLPSLTAALPGAVFLGRRTGDELARIFASLDVFAHTGPFETFCQTVQEAMASGVPVVAPAAGGPLDLVAHGRTGLLVPPRDAAAVRDAVRALAADPGLRAAYGAAGRATVEGRTWAAVGDQLLGHYAGVLAMRRTAVAA; this is encoded by the coding sequence ATGCGTGTCGTCATCGTGACCGAATCCTTTCCCCCCGACGTGAACGGCGTGGCCCACTGCGCGCTCCAGACCGCCCGGCACCTCGTGGATCGCGGTCATTCCCCGCTCGTCGTCGCGCCGGCCACCGCGGCCGGTCCCGGGCCCGACGCAGCCGCGCCGTGCCCCGTCGTCCGTGTCCCCTCCCTCCCCCTCCCGGGCTACCCCCAGGTCCGGGTCGCCCTCCCCAGCCGGCGCGTCGCCGCGGCCATCGCCGAGCACCGCGCGGACCTCGTCCATCTGGCCAGTCCATTCGTCCTCGGCGTCCGCGGCATGGCGGCGGCGGCCCGGCTCGGCATCCCCGCCGTCGCCGTCTACCAGACCGACCTCGCGGGGTACGCCCGCACCTACGTCCACGCGGGCGAGGCGGCGGCGTGGCGTCGCATCCGCTCCGTCCACGCCGCCGCCGACCTCACCCTCGCCCCGTCCGGCGCCGCCCTGCACGACCTCGAGTCCCACGGCGTGCCCCGGGTACGGCTGTGGCCGCGCGGCGTGGACACCGCCCGCTTCCGCCCCGCACTGCGCGACGAGGCACTGCGCCGTGAACTCGCCCCGAACGGCGAGCTGATCGTCGGCTACGTCGGACGGCTCGCCCCCGAGAAGCAGGTGGAGCTGCTGGCGGGCGTGTGCGCTCTGGAGGGCGTCCGCGTGGTCGTGGTGGGAGACGGGCCGAGCCTGCCCTCGCTCACGGCGGCCTTGCCGGGCGCGGTCTTCCTGGGGCGTCGCACCGGCGACGAACTGGCGCGGATCTTCGCCTCCCTGGACGTCTTCGCGCACACCGGCCCCTTCGAGACCTTCTGCCAGACCGTGCAGGAGGCCATGGCCAGCGGGGTTCCCGTGGTGGCGCCCGCCGCGGGCGGTCCGCTGGACCTCGTCGCCCACGGCCGCACCGGCCTGCTGGTCCCGCCGCGCGACGCGGCAGCCGTACGGGACGCCGTCCGGGCCCTGGCCGCCGACCCCGGCCTGCGGGCCGCGTACGGCGCCGCGGGACGGGCGACGGTCGAGGGACGCACCTGGGCGGCTGTCGGCGATCAGCTGCTGGGCCACTACGCGGGTGTGCTGGCGATGCGGCGGACGGCGGTGGCGGCGTGA
- a CDS encoding glycosyltransferase, with protein MNGSWTKAGGGVRPLRIVRLANFVAPASGGLRTALRELGKGYKAAGHEPVLVVPGERVSDVETEQGRVITLPGPLLPGTGGYRVLADRRRVARLLERLAPDRLEVSDRTTLRWTGKWARRARVPAVMVSHETADGVLRTWGVPEGAARRTADALNLRTAHTYARVVCTTEFAEREFVRIGARNVVRAPLGVDLAERHPALRDARLRGVYARVDETLLVTCTRLSVEKRPGTALDALEALVRRGRRAVLVVAGDGPLRSRLEQRARERGLPVVFLGHVADRGLLGALQASADVCLAPGPAETFGLAALEAMACGTPVVASASSALPEVIGAAGAVAADHGGSFADAVETLLGRPADERRGAARARAECFGWRTAVEAFLAAHDAGAVAGAGVDGAGIDGASVPGGSVGGGSVGGRGGLFHGGPP; from the coding sequence GTGAACGGTTCGTGGACCAAGGCCGGGGGCGGTGTCCGTCCGTTGCGGATCGTCCGGCTCGCGAACTTCGTGGCGCCCGCCTCGGGCGGCCTGCGGACCGCGCTGCGGGAGCTCGGCAAGGGCTACAAGGCGGCCGGACACGAGCCCGTGCTCGTCGTGCCGGGTGAGCGGGTGAGCGACGTCGAGACCGAGCAGGGGCGGGTGATCACCCTCCCCGGGCCGCTGCTGCCGGGCACCGGCGGCTATCGCGTGCTCGCCGACCGGCGGCGGGTGGCCCGGCTCCTGGAGAGGCTGGCCCCCGACCGCCTGGAGGTCTCCGACCGTACGACCCTCAGGTGGACCGGGAAGTGGGCGCGGCGGGCGCGGGTGCCGGCCGTGATGGTGTCCCACGAGACCGCCGACGGTGTGCTCCGCACCTGGGGGGTCCCGGAGGGCGCGGCCCGGCGTACCGCGGACGCGCTGAACCTCCGTACGGCACACACCTACGCGCGCGTGGTGTGCACCACCGAGTTCGCCGAGCGGGAGTTCGTGCGGATCGGCGCGCGCAACGTCGTACGGGCGCCGCTCGGCGTCGATCTGGCCGAACGGCACCCCGCGCTGCGCGACGCCAGGTTGCGTGGCGTCTACGCGCGCGTGGACGAGACGCTGCTCGTGACGTGCACCCGGCTGTCGGTGGAGAAACGACCCGGCACCGCGCTGGACGCCTTGGAGGCGCTCGTACGGCGTGGCCGGCGGGCGGTGCTGGTGGTGGCGGGGGACGGGCCGTTGCGGTCGCGGCTGGAGCAGCGGGCGCGGGAGCGTGGGCTGCCGGTGGTGTTTCTCGGGCACGTTGCCGACCGTGGGCTGCTCGGCGCGCTCCAGGCCTCCGCCGACGTGTGTCTGGCTCCCGGCCCCGCCGAGACCTTCGGGCTCGCCGCGCTGGAGGCGATGGCCTGCGGTACGCCCGTCGTGGCGAGCGCCTCGTCCGCGCTGCCCGAGGTGATCGGGGCGGCGGGAGCGGTGGCGGCGGATCACGGGGGTAGCTTCGCGGATGCCGTGGAGACGCTGCTCGGGCGTCCCGCCGACGAGCGCCGGGGTGCCGCACGCGCGCGTGCGGAGTGCTTCGGGTGGAGGACGGCTGTCGAGGCGTTCCTTGCCGCGCATGACGCGGGGGCGGTGGCTGGGGCTGGGGTGGACGGGGCCGGTATTGACGGTGCCTCGGTTCCCGGCGGCTCGGTGGGTGGCGGGTCGGTGGGCGGCCGTGGCGGGTTGTTTCACGGGGGCCCGCCATGA
- a CDS encoding biotin-dependent carboxyltransferase family protein has protein sequence MTDRALCVVRAGALTTVQDLGRPGHAHLGVPRSGALDGPTAALVNRLVGNPPEAAVLETTLNGCSVRPRSAVTVAVGGAPCPVRVDGRPVAWGAPVHVPAGALLDVGAALGGVRGYVAVSGGIAVEPVLGSRSTDLLSGLGPAPLTDGAVLPLGTPTALPARVDVAPQPAPPTELVLRVTLGPRDDWFTPEAVRAFTSRAYRVSPASNRIGLRTEGPALERARPGELASEGMVLGAVQVPPDGRPVVFLADHPTTGGYPVIAVVRTEDLSAAAQAVPGTPIRFLEVRRH, from the coding sequence GTGACGGACCGCGCGCTCTGCGTCGTACGCGCCGGAGCACTGACCACCGTGCAGGACCTGGGCCGCCCCGGCCACGCCCACCTCGGCGTGCCCCGCTCGGGAGCCCTCGACGGGCCGACCGCCGCACTCGTCAACCGCCTCGTCGGCAATCCACCGGAGGCGGCCGTCCTGGAGACCACGCTCAACGGCTGCTCGGTACGGCCGCGTTCGGCGGTCACCGTGGCCGTCGGGGGCGCCCCCTGCCCGGTCAGGGTCGACGGCCGCCCGGTCGCCTGGGGTGCGCCGGTGCACGTGCCCGCCGGGGCGCTCCTGGACGTCGGAGCCGCCCTCGGCGGCGTACGAGGCTATGTGGCCGTCTCCGGCGGCATCGCCGTCGAGCCGGTCCTCGGCAGCCGCTCCACGGACCTCCTCTCCGGCCTGGGCCCGGCCCCGCTCACGGACGGAGCCGTCCTGCCCCTGGGCACCCCGACGGCCCTCCCCGCGCGCGTGGACGTCGCTCCACAGCCGGCGCCTCCGACGGAACTCGTCCTGCGGGTGACGCTCGGCCCGCGCGACGACTGGTTCACGCCCGAGGCGGTACGGGCCTTCACGTCCCGCGCCTACCGGGTGTCCCCCGCGAGCAACCGCATCGGCCTGCGCACGGAGGGGCCGGCCCTGGAGCGGGCCCGGCCGGGCGAACTCGCCAGCGAGGGCATGGTCCTGGGCGCGGTGCAGGTCCCGCCGGACGGACGGCCGGTGGTGTTCCTGGCCGACCATCCGACGACGGGGGGTTACCCCGTGATCGCGGTAGTGCGTACAGAAGACCTCTCGGCAGCAGCCCAGGCGGTACCAGGAACGCCGATTCGCTTCCTGGAAGTGCGGAGGCACTGA
- the pxpB gene encoding 5-oxoprolinase subunit PxpB, which produces MRALPVGDTALLVEVSSGEEAQALHAELLRRRAEGSLSVREIVPAARTVLLDGLAEPARLAAELTAADVPPAPPRAGAVVEIPVQYDGPDLADVAAHWGVPPHEVARIHTATEFTVAFCGFAPGFGYLTGLPERYDVPRRATPRTAVPTGAVALAGPYTGVYPRSSPGGWQLIGTTEAVLWDHARVPAALLSPGTCVRFVPAGTVGA; this is translated from the coding sequence ATGAGGGCGCTGCCCGTCGGCGACACGGCACTGCTCGTGGAGGTGTCCTCGGGCGAGGAGGCCCAGGCCCTGCACGCGGAGCTGCTGCGCCGCCGCGCGGAGGGTTCCCTGTCCGTCCGGGAGATCGTCCCCGCGGCCCGCACGGTCCTCCTCGACGGCCTCGCCGAACCGGCCCGCCTGGCCGCCGAACTGACCGCCGCCGACGTACCGCCCGCTCCCCCACGCGCGGGTGCCGTCGTCGAAATCCCCGTCCAATACGACGGTCCGGACCTGGCCGACGTGGCCGCGCACTGGGGCGTCCCGCCGCACGAGGTGGCCCGGATCCACACCGCCACCGAATTCACCGTCGCCTTCTGCGGGTTCGCCCCCGGATTCGGCTACCTGACCGGTCTGCCCGAGCGGTACGACGTCCCACGCCGCGCGACCCCGCGCACGGCCGTCCCCACCGGGGCGGTGGCACTCGCGGGGCCGTACACGGGCGTGTACCCCCGCTCCTCCCCCGGCGGCTGGCAGTTGATCGGCACCACGGAGGCCGTGCTCTGGGACCACGCGCGCGTACCGGCCGCACTGCTGTCGCCCGGCACGTGCGTGAGGTTCGTGCCGGCGGGGACGGTGGGAGCGTGA
- a CDS encoding LamB/YcsF family protein, giving the protein MTSIDLNADLGEGFGRWRLTDDEALLSVVTSANVACGFHAGDAATMRRVCEQAAERGVRIGAQVSYRDLAGFGRRAMDVPPAELAAEVAYQIGALEVFARAAGTRVSYVKPHGALYNRVVHDAEQAGAVVDGVLLADATLPVLGLPGSRLLEIAGESGLPTVAEAFADRAYTAAGTLVPRGEEGAVVSDPEAVVERSLGLARDGAVTSHSGSRIAVRARSLCLHGDTPGAVELARRVRERLTGSGIRVEAFA; this is encoded by the coding sequence ATGACCTCGATCGATCTCAACGCCGATCTCGGCGAGGGCTTCGGCCGCTGGCGGCTGACCGACGACGAAGCGCTGCTGTCCGTCGTCACCAGCGCCAACGTGGCCTGCGGCTTCCACGCCGGGGACGCGGCTACCATGCGGCGGGTGTGCGAGCAGGCGGCCGAGCGCGGCGTACGGATCGGGGCCCAGGTCTCCTACCGGGACCTGGCCGGCTTCGGACGGCGCGCGATGGACGTGCCGCCCGCCGAACTGGCGGCCGAGGTGGCCTACCAGATCGGCGCCCTGGAGGTCTTCGCGCGAGCGGCCGGCACGCGCGTGTCGTACGTCAAACCGCACGGCGCGCTCTACAACCGCGTCGTGCACGACGCGGAGCAGGCCGGCGCGGTCGTCGACGGGGTCCTCCTCGCGGACGCCACCCTGCCCGTGCTCGGGCTGCCCGGCTCACGCCTGCTGGAGATCGCGGGCGAGTCCGGTCTGCCGACGGTCGCGGAGGCGTTCGCGGACCGCGCGTACACGGCTGCGGGCACGCTGGTGCCGCGCGGCGAGGAGGGGGCGGTGGTGAGCGACCCGGAGGCCGTGGTGGAGCGCTCGCTGGGCCTGGCCCGCGACGGCGCGGTCACCTCGCACTCCGGCTCCCGCATCGCGGTCCGGGCGCGCTCGCTGTGCCTGCACGGGGACACACCGGGGGCCGTGGAACTGGCCCGACGGGTGCGCGAGCGGCTGACCGGATCGGGCATCCGCGTGGAGGCCTTCGCATGA
- a CDS encoding putative hydro-lyase — protein sequence MNRTEDRPLALVDEHAHAWSPQEARARFRDGLTGPTAGVAAGHTQANLISVPAEWAYDMLLFCQRNPKPCPVLDVTDAGSPTTVLAPGADLRTDLPRYRVWQDGELVDEPTDVRAHWRDDLVSFLIGCSFTFEWALAEAGVPLRHLEQGRNVPMYETTWQCRPAGRLHGPMVVSMRPVPPQHLSAAIRESSLLPAVHGGPVHCGDPSPLGIDDLARPDFGDPVDVEPDDIPVFWACGVTPQAAVMASRPPFALTHAPGQMFLTDARDQQYRVA from the coding sequence GTGAACCGTACGGAAGACCGCCCCCTCGCCCTCGTCGACGAGCACGCGCACGCGTGGAGCCCGCAAGAGGCGCGCGCCCGCTTCCGGGACGGACTCACGGGCCCCACCGCCGGGGTCGCCGCGGGCCACACCCAGGCCAACCTGATCTCGGTGCCCGCGGAGTGGGCGTACGACATGCTCCTGTTCTGCCAGCGCAACCCCAAGCCGTGCCCGGTGCTCGACGTCACCGACGCCGGATCTCCTACGACGGTCCTGGCGCCCGGTGCCGACCTCCGTACCGACCTGCCGCGTTACCGGGTGTGGCAGGACGGCGAACTCGTGGACGAGCCGACCGATGTGCGGGCGCACTGGCGGGACGACCTGGTGTCGTTCCTCATCGGGTGCAGCTTCACCTTCGAGTGGGCGCTGGCCGAGGCGGGCGTGCCCCTGCGCCACCTGGAGCAGGGGCGCAACGTCCCGATGTACGAGACGACCTGGCAGTGCCGGCCGGCGGGGCGGCTGCACGGCCCGATGGTGGTCTCGATGCGGCCGGTGCCGCCGCAGCATCTGTCGGCGGCGATCCGGGAGAGCAGCCTGCTCCCCGCCGTCCACGGCGGTCCCGTGCACTGCGGCGACCCGTCGCCCCTCGGCATCGACGACCTCGCCCGCCCCGACTTCGGGGACCCGGTGGACGTCGAGCCGGACGACATCCCCGTGTTCTGGGCCTGCGGAGTGACTCCGCAGGCCGCGGTGATGGCCTCGCGCCCGCCGTTCGCCCTCACCCACGCGCCGGGCCAGATGTTCCTGACCGACGCCCGCGACCAGCAGTACCGCGTGGCGTGA
- a CDS encoding MFS transporter encodes MSTTPPPQALTSHPTTTERPAEDGALGWFRALGPRGRRAFAGAFGGYALDSYDYFTLPLSMVALAAYFGLDSGQTGLFTTVTLLTSGVGGALAGVLADRAGRVRALMITVITYAVFTVACGFAPNFESLLVFRALQGLGFGGEWAVGAILVAEYASAKHRGRTLGAVQSSWAVGWALAAVVYTLVFSFLDDDLAWRVMFWTGALPALLVVWLRRRVQDAPEAIAVREKSRGTTSFTAIFKPGLLRTTIFAGLLSTGVQGGYYTLATWVPTYLKSDRGLSVVGTGGYLTFLISGAFLGYLTGGYLTDRLGRRRNIWLFALLSAICILAYANIPDGANTLLLVLGFPLGFCMSAIFSGFGSFLAELYPTAVRGAGQGFTYNAGRAVGAVFPTTVGFLADSWGVGGALVFGALGYALAALALFGLPETRGKELA; translated from the coding sequence ATGAGCACGACTCCTCCACCGCAGGCCCTGACCTCTCACCCCACGACGACCGAACGCCCCGCTGAAGACGGGGCGTTGGGCTGGTTCCGCGCCCTCGGTCCGCGCGGCCGGCGTGCCTTCGCCGGCGCGTTCGGCGGCTATGCCCTGGACTCCTACGACTACTTCACGCTGCCGCTGAGCATGGTCGCGCTGGCCGCCTACTTCGGCCTGGACAGCGGCCAGACCGGCCTCTTCACCACCGTCACGCTGCTGACCTCCGGGGTCGGCGGGGCCCTGGCCGGAGTGCTGGCCGACCGGGCCGGGCGGGTCCGGGCCCTGATGATCACCGTGATCACCTACGCGGTCTTCACCGTGGCCTGCGGTTTCGCGCCCAACTTCGAGTCCCTGCTGGTCTTCCGCGCCCTCCAGGGGCTCGGCTTCGGCGGCGAGTGGGCGGTCGGCGCGATCCTGGTCGCCGAGTACGCGAGCGCGAAGCACCGGGGTCGCACCCTCGGCGCCGTCCAGAGCTCGTGGGCGGTGGGCTGGGCGCTGGCCGCCGTCGTCTACACGCTGGTCTTCTCGTTCCTCGACGACGACCTGGCCTGGCGCGTGATGTTCTGGACGGGCGCGCTGCCCGCACTGCTCGTCGTCTGGCTGCGCCGCCGTGTGCAGGACGCGCCCGAGGCGATCGCGGTACGGGAGAAGAGCCGCGGCACGACCTCCTTCACGGCGATCTTCAAGCCGGGGCTGCTGCGTACGACGATCTTCGCGGGGCTGCTGTCGACCGGTGTCCAGGGCGGCTACTACACGCTCGCCACCTGGGTGCCGACGTACCTGAAGAGCGACCGTGGACTGTCGGTCGTCGGTACGGGCGGCTATCTCACCTTCCTGATCTCAGGCGCCTTCCTCGGCTATCTCACCGGCGGCTACCTCACCGACCGGCTGGGCCGCCGCCGCAACATCTGGCTCTTCGCCCTGCTCTCGGCGATCTGCATCCTGGCGTACGCCAACATCCCGGACGGCGCCAACACCCTGCTCCTGGTGCTCGGCTTCCCGCTCGGGTTCTGCATGTCGGCGATCTTCAGCGGCTTCGGCTCCTTCCTCGCCGAGCTGTACCCGACGGCAGTACGCGGGGCCGGACAGGGCTTCACGTACAACGCCGGACGGGCCGTGGGTGCCGTCTTCCCCACCACGGTCGGCTTTCTGGCCGACAGCTGGGGCGTGGGCGGCGCGCTGGTCTTCGGCGCCCTGGGTTACGCGCTCGCCGCGCTGGCGCTGTTCGGACTGCCGGAGACCCGTGGGAAGGAACTCGCGTGA